In Thermanaeromonas sp. C210, the genomic stretch GGGGATTAATGCAGATCATGCCCGAGACGGCCCGCTGGGTGGCGGGACGCCTCCGGGAGGAATTCGATCCGGAGCGGCTGTTCGAGCCGGAGTATAATTTGCGGCTGGGGACGTGGTATCTGGCCTACCTTATAAGGGAATTCCGGGGCAGCCTGCCGGCGGCCCTGGCGGCTTACAACGGCGGCAGCCAGAACGTGGAGGACTGGCTCGGCCGGGGAGTGTGGGACGGCAGGAGCGCGTCCCTGGATAAAATCCCCTTCCCGGAGACGCGGGAGTTCGTCCGGCAGGTGCTGCGCGACTACCGGATTTATCGATTCCTTTATCCTGAGCCGGGCCGGTGAAATCTTTGGGCCCTGGGAAAGCCTTTGAAAGGTATTTGCCGCTGGAGGGAGAATAATAGAGAAGGGAGCGTGATTTACTTTGGCCCGGGACCTGACTTCCTTGGAACAGGTCCGCCAATTATCCGTGGAGGCGGACAGGACCTTTTTCTCGGCCCAACATGACGAGATCATCAGCGGGGCCACCACCGATATTTACTTTGTGCGCACTTATGAAATCCTTAAGGATTTGGGGCTTTTACATATCGAGGTGACGGCCGAGATTTTCCCCCGGCGGCCGGGCATTATGGCGGGCGTACCGGAAGTCCTCAATCTTTTGCGGGGGAAGAAGGTCGAAATATGGGGCCTGCCGGAGGGAACCCCTTTTGAGGCCAAAGAAGTGGTCATGCGCATCCACGGCCCTTACGGCGAGTTCGGACTTTTTGAGACCACCATCCTGGGGTTTTTGGCCAGCTCCAGCGGCTGGGCCACGGCGGCCAGGGAGATTAAGGAAGCGGCGGGGGATAAACCCTTCATCTGCTTTGGAGCGAGGCATGTTCACCCGGCGGTGGCGCCGGTTATGGAGAGGGCAGCCCTCATAGGCGGCGCCGCGGGGGCGAGCTGCATCCTGGCGGCCAAGATAGCCGGCATTGAGCCTCAGGGGACGGTACCCCACGCTCTGTTCCTCATCATCGGGGATACGGTGGAGGGGGCCGCAGCCTACCACCGGCTGATGCCTCCGGACGCCAAGAGGACCATCCTGGTGGATACTTTTAAAGACGAGGCGGAAGAGGCCCTGCGGGTGGCCGGGGCTTTGGGGGAGGCCCTGGACGGGGTACGGCTGGATACTCCCAGCGAGCGCGGGGGTGTAACCCCGGAGCTGGTGAGGGAAGTCCGGACGAGGCTGGACCAGGCCGGTTTCCACCATGTGCGCATTTTAGTATCCGGGGGCCTGACCCCGGAAAAAGTCCGCCTCCTGGCCGAGGCCGGCGCCGATGCCTTCGGGGTGGGTAGCTATATCTCGGGCGCTCCGCCCATTGATATGACCATGGACCTGAAGGAAGTGGCCGGCCGCCCGGTGGCCAAGCGGGGCCGCCTTCCCGGCATTATTCCTAATCCCAAGCTACAGCGTCTTTATCCTTGACGTCTTTATCCTTGACACGGCCGGCGCCTTTGCATATAATGTAACCAGAAGTAGAAAACGGGTCGGAGTGGCGGAACTGGCAGACGCGTACGTTTGAGGGGCGTATGGGTAATCCCGTGCGGGTTCAAGTCCCGCCTCCGACACCAACGTTATGCTTATCCAGCGAAAGCTGGAATTCTGCCTCTACCCTATCCGGGTAGAGGGTTATTTTTTTACATATGTCTCGACGAATCTTCTAGCTTCGTGAGGTTCCAGATTGGAGGTCGCCGGGTGGAGGGTGTATTGACCGGATTGCGGGTACAAACATAATAAGGAGTGATAAGAGAAGCCCCCGAATCTAACCGGCTCCGGGGGCTTTTTTTGCTTATCACACACAAGAACAGCCCCCTCGAAACGGGGGGCTAAAGGAAGTTTTGAACAGATTTTAGTGATCCCCAAAGAACAGCAGGATGAGGATTAGGAACAGTATAAAAGCAAATTTGCCGTCAAAGAATTTTCCACCAAACATAAAGACCCTCCTATCCCATTTCTTACTGTATTGTATGAAGCAGGCGGAGAAGTGTGAGTGTTATCGCCTAAAATTATGTGGTAAAGCCCGAGATGATTGAGCCGGTGCAATAGGGCGGTACCTGCTAACAAATACTATCGTCTTTCCATACTTTATATTGTAAGAAAAATAAAAGGAGGAAGAGACGATGCGGAGTAATACTGAGATTGTAACTTTTCTTGGCCAATTCGATTATCATAAGCACGTTCACGACCACAGTGGCAAGACCAGCTGCGCTCTCGGCCATGCCCACTTGCACCCCGGAGTGACTGGTTTACCCCTGCCGAAGGATGGCAGCCATATCCACACTTTATGGGGTATTACAACTTTTGACCGCGAGCACACGCATTCTTACTGCGCTACTACCGGTCCGGCCATTAATTTACCTGGGAACCCGCATACCCATTATGTGGACTTTGAAACAAACGAAGTCAATGGACATCGCCATAGAGTTATGGGCTATGTGGTACCATCGAAGGAATAGCTAATCTTTAGAACCTACGCCCCCGGGCTTGCGGGGGACCGCAGGATTGAAGTGAACCCCGTGCAACAGACAGGGGGGAAAAGCCCTGGCGCAGGGTAGCTTAAACTTACGCGAACTGGCACCGTTTTTCATTATATGGGTTAGTACGTTTTGGCAAGTTAAAACCCCCTGGTGTAGTTCTTATCCTACCACAGGGGGCTTTTTTGTCACTGTACGTTTTCACGGGTTGAGTACACTGTCTTGGGCCTTATATTGAAGTCATGCTTCAAGGTTAAGTACCCATCTCGATTGTTTAAAAGCCTGGGATACTTGTTCGTCCGTGTTAGATAGGGGTGGTACCATCCCCTTTTAACCGCAAGGTTGGTTAATGCCTCGTGGGCTAGAGCACACTGGACCGAGTACTCGCGGAGAACTACGCCTCACCTCCGGCGTCGCGGAGAGCAGGTTTGGCCCCTGGTGGCGCCGGTAGAGGGCTCATCCTCCGGAAAGGAGTGGCAGCAGTCTGATCTCGGCCCCGTCGGCTACCGGTGTCTGCGAAAGGAGGTCCGGAGAAATCACTTTCCCGTCTACTACCACCAGGGTCCAGGCATTGGGGGTTTCGCCGGCGGCACGCAGGACGTCGGCTACGGTCATACCGCCTTTGAAATCTATCTCCTTGCCGTTGACGGTGACCATTAGAAGTCGAAGAGCACCTCCAGTTCGTAGTCGTTGATGTCGAACTGGGAACCGGTGGCCACGGAGCGCTCGTGGTAGAAGAAGTCGGGAAGCCGGTCGTCCTCCCTGGTCATCCCGGCCATCTTGTTGAAGGCCCTTTCGGTCAGCAGGGTTTTTACCCCGAGGGTCGTTACCCGGGAGATATCGGCCTCGCCGCCGTACAGGGCGGCCATGAGCTCGGCCAGGAGGGGCAACCCGGCAACGGCATGGGCGAAGGCAAAAATACACATCATGCTGTCGGCAAAGGCTATGGCCACCTGCAGCTTGTTGGAGGCATGGGCCTGGGCGGCCCGGCCGCAGTCGTCGAAGGCACGGCCCATGGTCAGCCCGGCGGTGTGGTCCGCTCCCATGGGGCTCGTAGCATAGGTGATGCCTGTACCCTTGGTATTGCGCGGATCATACGCCGCCATGGCTTGGTGCTTGACTACGGGGATGCGCTTGACACCCAGGTTCTTGCCCACCGCCTCGCAGCCGTCGCCCAGGAGCCGGCCGAAGTCCGTCCCGTCTACCATTTCCTGCAGCAGGGCGAGGACGGCCTCCGCATCCCCCCATTTTATTTTGCCGGCCTCCATGCACATGGCCACGGCATTGGCGGTTTCGATGGTGTCCACTCCCATGTCGTCGCAGATCCGGTCCATACGTGCAATGGCGTCCAGATCGGCAATGTGGAGGTTCGGGCCGAAGAGGGCTATGGTCTCGTATTCGAAGGCGGAAGTGAGATAACTGCCGTCCTTGTCGTTGTATATGTTGGAGCACTGGACCACGCAACCGGGCTGGCAGGGACGCTTGTTCCGGCCGCCGCGAGAAGCCAGGTTGGTCATGAAGGCGTTGGCCCCGACCTTTTGATAATCCCGGAAGAGCCGGCCTGAGAAGTTGTCGACGGGCAGTATGCCGTTGGCTCCGGTTACTTCAATAGTAGCAATGGTGCCGATGTCGTGGAAGGGGTCGTTTTTGGCGCCCTCGGCAATCATGCGGTTCAATTTCCGGCAGGCCTCGTGGAACCTGGCCTCGTCGGCATAGGCAACCTTGTACTTTTCCCGGGGCTTCTCGATAACGATGGCCTTGAGGCCCTTGCTGCCCATCAGCGCCCCCAGGCCCCCGCGGGCCGCCGCCCGGCTGGGATGCCCCGTCTGGAATTCGGAAACCTGGATGGAGGCGGATCGGTAGAGGCGCTCTCCGGCACTGCCTATGGATATGGTAGCGATGTCGCTGCCGAATCTTTCTCGCATTTTTCCGATAAACTCGTAATTGTTGAGGCCCCTGTAGCTCCCGGCGTCCAGGAGCTCACTTTCCCCCTGGTCGTTGATGTGCAAGATCCACAGGCCGTCCCGGGCGGGGATGTCTTTCACCACGATCATTTTCAGGCCATGATCCGCCAGGAGACTCGCAGCATAGCCGCCCACGTTGCTCTCTTTAATGCCCCCGGTTAGAGGGCTTTTTCCCCCTACGGACATCCGGTGGGCGGTAGTTAAGGGCGTTCCGGCAAATAGGGTGGTGCAGAAAATAAGCTGGTTTTCGCTACCCAATGGATCGCACTGGGGAGGTACGTTTTTCATCAAGTACTGGGCAATTAGGGCCCTTCCTCCCAGCTCCCGGTACTGTTCCTCCAGGGGCTCTTTTTCTACAGTAAGGTTTTTCATGTTTACAACGAGTTTAGACCACATGGCCTTGACCTCCTCTGTTCTTGGTTGGAGATAACTGGGGGTTCTTTAGGCGCTGTATGCTGACCGCAGCATCTCGGCCACCTTGGCCGCGGTGATGCGGTAGGGCACCAGGGCAAAGCCGGTGTCGGCCACTACCATGGGCGCCACCCCCAACACATCCTCCAGGGGAATGCCGAGCTGCTGCAGATTGGGGATGTCTACCGATTTAATGAGGGCCCGCAGGGCATCGCGGGCAACGGCTCCGATTTCCTCCGGGGAGGCATTTTCTTCGACCTCTGCTCCCAGGCACTCGCAGATCATCCGCACCTTCTTGTATTCCGTCTTGGCGGCATATTCTATTACCTCGGGCAGGGCTACCCCGCAGGCAACGCCGTGGGGAAGGTGAAAGCTGGCGCCCAGGGTGTGGGCTATAGAATGACCGAGGTGGACCAGGGCGTTGGTGAAGGCCATGCCCGCGAACATGGAGGCCAGCAGCATATTCTCCCTGGCCTCGAGGTTGGAACCGTCACGGTAGGCTATAGGGAGCCATTTGGCGATCAACCTTATGGCTTCCCGTGCCAGGGCGTCGGAAAGGGGATTGGCCTGGCCGCCGGTCATGGATTCCACGGCATGGGCCAGGGCGTCTACGCCGGTTGCCGCGGTCATCTTCGGGGGCAGGCCCAGGGTGAGGTCCGGGTCTAGGATGGCCAGCGAACCCAGACAGACCGGGCTGACTACACTGTCCTTTTTCCCCAGGGAGGTGCAGGAGATGACACACATGTGGGTAACCTCGCTACCCGTGCCGGCGGTAGTGGGAATGAAAACCATGGGTACGCCTGGCTTCAAGTTCTTTTGAACGCCGAAATACCTCATGATGGGAGGCTCGTTGTTCATCAGCACGTTAATGGCCTTGGCCGTGTCCATAGAACTTCCACCCCCCACGGCCACGATGCCGTCTATCTGTTCGCGCCGCGCCATTTCGGCGGCCTGCTCCACCATGGTATCGGGGGGATCGGGAAGTACGCCGTCAAAGCAGACGGTTTCCAGGCCGGCATTTTGAATATTCTCTACAATAGTGCCCGCGATGCCGGCGGCCTCAATACCCTTGTCGTACACTACGAGGACTTTCCGGCATCCCAATTCGCGGACCTTCAGGCCGGTACGCAGGGATGCGCCGCTGCCCATGAGGACGGGAACAAAGATGTTAAATGAGGTGATCATTATTATGCAGCCTCCCCTTTGTAGAATTCGGAAATCACAGGCAGTAATATATATTTGTCCGTTATGTAGGATATCATAACGGTTGCCTGTCGGAATATATTCACCCTTGACAAAAAAGGGCGGGCATATTTGTGCAAGTTGTGCTAATCGCATTGCACGTACCACGTGGCAGATAGTATACTTATTTCAGTAACCGCGTCGTGGCGACAGGGCGGATAAGAAGGGGAAAAACCGGGGGAAGGGGTAGAGGTGCTTTACCGGGAACTGATAGAGAAGCTGCGGGAGAGATACGAAATAGAGCCGGTGGTGGAGGGAGAGGCCCGGTCCGTTACGGATATTCGCCTCCTGGACGGGGAGGAAAAGCAGTGGAATGAATATGTGCTCTATGTGGGGAGCTGTGGGGGGTTGAAGAATCCGCCGGATCGGCCTATTATGTTGCTTTCGGTGGGGGACCCGCCACCCCTTCCCGGGGGAAGCAGTTGCGCCCGCATTAGGGCCGACGATATGTGCAGTTTGTTCAATGCGGCGAAGGACTTGATTTGCGGGGACCTGCGTAAAGAGG encodes the following:
- a CDS encoding aldehyde ferredoxin oxidoreductase C-terminal domain-containing protein, with the translated sequence MWSKLVVNMKNLTVEKEPLEEQYRELGGRALIAQYLMKNVPPQCDPLGSENQLIFCTTLFAGTPLTTAHRMSVGGKSPLTGGIKESNVGGYAASLLADHGLKMIVVKDIPARDGLWILHINDQGESELLDAGSYRGLNNYEFIGKMRERFGSDIATISIGSAGERLYRSASIQVSEFQTGHPSRAAARGGLGALMGSKGLKAIVIEKPREKYKVAYADEARFHEACRKLNRMIAEGAKNDPFHDIGTIATIEVTGANGILPVDNFSGRLFRDYQKVGANAFMTNLASRGGRNKRPCQPGCVVQCSNIYNDKDGSYLTSAFEYETIALFGPNLHIADLDAIARMDRICDDMGVDTIETANAVAMCMEAGKIKWGDAEAVLALLQEMVDGTDFGRLLGDGCEAVGKNLGVKRIPVVKHQAMAAYDPRNTKGTGITYATSPMGADHTAGLTMGRAFDDCGRAAQAHASNKLQVAIAFADSMMCIFAFAHAVAGLPLLAELMAALYGGEADISRVTTLGVKTLLTERAFNKMAGMTREDDRLPDFFYHERSVATGSQFDINDYELEVLFDF
- a CDS encoding nicotinate phosphoribosyltransferase; protein product: MARDLTSLEQVRQLSVEADRTFFSAQHDEIISGATTDIYFVRTYEILKDLGLLHIEVTAEIFPRRPGIMAGVPEVLNLLRGKKVEIWGLPEGTPFEAKEVVMRIHGPYGEFGLFETTILGFLASSSGWATAAREIKEAAGDKPFICFGARHVHPAVAPVMERAALIGGAAGASCILAAKIAGIEPQGTVPHALFLIIGDTVEGAAAYHRLMPPDAKRTILVDTFKDEAEEALRVAGALGEALDGVRLDTPSERGGVTPELVREVRTRLDQAGFHHVRILVSGGLTPEKVRLLAEAGADAFGVGSYISGAPPIDMTMDLKEVAGRPVAKRGRLPGIIPNPKLQRLYP
- a CDS encoding iron-containing alcohol dehydrogenase, with protein sequence MITSFNIFVPVLMGSGASLRTGLKVRELGCRKVLVVYDKGIEAAGIAGTIVENIQNAGLETVCFDGVLPDPPDTMVEQAAEMARREQIDGIVAVGGGSSMDTAKAINVLMNNEPPIMRYFGVQKNLKPGVPMVFIPTTAGTGSEVTHMCVISCTSLGKKDSVVSPVCLGSLAILDPDLTLGLPPKMTAATGVDALAHAVESMTGGQANPLSDALAREAIRLIAKWLPIAYRDGSNLEARENMLLASMFAGMAFTNALVHLGHSIAHTLGASFHLPHGVACGVALPEVIEYAAKTEYKKVRMICECLGAEVEENASPEEIGAVARDALRALIKSVDIPNLQQLGIPLEDVLGVAPMVVADTGFALVPYRITAAKVAEMLRSAYSA
- the thiS gene encoding sulfur carrier protein ThiS; the protein is MVTVNGKEIDFKGGMTVADVLRAAGETPNAWTLVVVDGKVISPDLLSQTPVADGAEIRLLPLLSGG
- a CDS encoding YmaF family protein, with amino-acid sequence MRSNTEIVTFLGQFDYHKHVHDHSGKTSCALGHAHLHPGVTGLPLPKDGSHIHTLWGITTFDREHTHSYCATTGPAINLPGNPHTHYVDFETNEVNGHRHRVMGYVVPSKE
- a CDS encoding lytic transglycosylase domain-containing protein; this encodes MRVKGRGWIFLLLLAVVAALLAKPTARLVYPFPYRSSILHYAGQNGLDPLLVLAVVRTESKFYPLAESLTGARGLMQIMPETARWVAGRLREEFDPERLFEPEYNLRLGTWYLAYLIREFRGSLPAALAAYNGGSQNVEDWLGRGVWDGRSASLDKIPFPETREFVRQVLRDYRIYRFLYPEPGR